A DNA window from Pirellulales bacterium contains the following coding sequences:
- the ybeY gene encoding rRNA maturation RNase YbeY yields MPEDAPLPLDDPEPAPGSLTVELAVEVDAPLDESRLREAVRAAFDEDAYDDAVISVAIVDDPTIQRLNRQYLDHDYATDVLSFPLVDEPPTRFEGQIVASLETAVACAAEAGWNADDELLLYVVHGALHLAGHDDHAPAAKRRMLAAEIAALDRLGIERSPTDLRWRPADGGVAESSAEGD; encoded by the coding sequence ATGCCTGAAGACGCCCCCTTGCCTCTCGACGACCCGGAGCCTGCTCCGGGCAGCCTGACCGTCGAATTGGCCGTCGAAGTCGACGCTCCGCTGGACGAGTCCCGGTTGCGCGAAGCCGTGCGTGCCGCGTTCGACGAGGACGCCTACGACGACGCGGTCATCAGCGTCGCGATCGTCGACGATCCGACGATCCAGCGCCTCAATCGCCAGTATCTGGACCACGACTACGCGACCGACGTCCTCAGCTTTCCGCTGGTGGACGAGCCCCCGACGCGATTCGAGGGGCAGATCGTCGCGAGTCTCGAGACAGCCGTCGCGTGCGCCGCCGAGGCGGGCTGGAACGCCGACGACGAGTTGCTGCTGTACGTCGTCCATGGCGCCCTGCACCTCGCGGGACACGACGATCATGCTCCTGCCGCGAAGCGCCGCATGCTGGCGGCCGAGATCGCGGCGCTCGACCGGCTGGGGATCGAGCGCTCGCCGACCGACCTTCGCTGGCGCCCGGCCGACGGCGGAGTCGCCGAGAGTTCTGCGGAGGGCGACTGA
- a CDS encoding HDIG domain-containing protein, which yields MSAPLQKRTRQQRVAAVELPPGMWATLWANLQRGGVLLRLSLTLFAALFLWGFTRGWDLPLEHRVGEIPARDVIAQVDFSQPDPQATREAKQKARKLAIGVFNQDAESLVQLRAQLRSEIGKLLVAESYDQVDPDLWDDFRPTPAAGTPDPTDEEEAAQFQRFREAFAEESATEQFYVKLAEAMAPLEQWGLIESLPPDYDANAEKINIRVPGAESVLATRNTSDVLLKEASGRLQQSLNEKLPSLEIAQRVYAWLAKRLKPTLTLNADATRAAQDLEAARTPEQTKPYFAGKDLLAKGDEPLTAEKVELLALEHQALLAQRTFGQKVRRTMAVLGMYVALSTLCGFYCSRREHRALADLYRFCVLLGLWTATVAIGTVLCRQSWGADVIPLLLFGMMIAVAYQQEMALLLTACATLAIVVATGHAFPQALVLVATCAGAILVLRQVRTRSKLLTVGFAAAVVGFFTMLGVGTLYSQDLALTLRDAFMLIVWSVIAGALMTVLLPTVEKVFQVQTDLSLIELGDPAHALLQELIRRAPGTYNHSITVAALAETAAEAIGARGLLVRVGAYFHDIGKMLKPGYFIENQSHGDNRHDALVPAMSTLVIIAHVKDGADLARQNKLPESIIDFIQQHHGTTLVEYFYRRASDKKSKEDPDGGEVDESSFRYPGPKPQSREAGVLMLADAVESASRALKEPTPARIEAIVEELSRKRLLDGQFDESGLTLEEVRKIGDSLVKSLTAVYHGRVKYPDQETA from the coding sequence ATGTCCGCTCCCTTGCAGAAACGAACTCGCCAGCAACGCGTCGCGGCGGTCGAATTGCCGCCCGGCATGTGGGCGACGCTGTGGGCCAATCTGCAGCGGGGCGGAGTCCTGCTGCGGTTGTCGCTGACTCTGTTCGCGGCTTTGTTCCTGTGGGGCTTCACGCGGGGATGGGATTTGCCGCTCGAGCATCGGGTGGGCGAAATCCCGGCCCGTGACGTGATCGCTCAGGTCGATTTCAGTCAACCCGATCCCCAGGCGACGCGCGAGGCCAAACAGAAGGCCCGCAAGCTTGCGATCGGCGTCTTCAACCAAGACGCCGAATCGCTCGTGCAGCTCCGGGCCCAACTGCGCAGCGAGATCGGCAAGCTGCTGGTGGCCGAAAGCTACGATCAAGTCGATCCTGACTTGTGGGACGACTTTCGTCCGACCCCCGCCGCGGGGACCCCGGACCCGACCGACGAGGAAGAAGCCGCCCAGTTCCAGCGATTCCGTGAAGCGTTCGCCGAGGAATCGGCCACCGAGCAGTTCTACGTGAAACTGGCCGAGGCGATGGCCCCGCTGGAGCAGTGGGGGCTCATCGAATCGCTCCCCCCCGACTACGACGCGAACGCCGAGAAGATCAACATCCGCGTCCCTGGCGCCGAGTCGGTGCTGGCGACCCGCAACACCTCGGACGTGCTGCTCAAGGAAGCGTCGGGACGACTGCAGCAGTCGCTGAACGAAAAGCTTCCTTCGCTGGAAATCGCCCAGCGCGTTTACGCCTGGTTGGCGAAGCGGCTGAAGCCCACGCTCACGCTGAACGCCGACGCAACCCGCGCCGCTCAAGACCTCGAAGCGGCCCGCACCCCCGAGCAGACCAAGCCCTACTTCGCCGGCAAGGACCTGCTCGCCAAGGGGGACGAACCGCTGACCGCCGAGAAGGTCGAACTGCTGGCCCTGGAACACCAGGCGCTGCTCGCCCAGCGCACGTTCGGGCAGAAGGTGCGCCGCACGATGGCCGTTCTGGGGATGTACGTCGCCTTGAGCACGCTGTGCGGGTTTTACTGCTCCCGTCGCGAGCACCGAGCCCTGGCCGATTTGTACCGCTTCTGCGTGCTGCTGGGCTTGTGGACGGCGACCGTCGCGATCGGCACGGTGCTGTGTCGACAAAGCTGGGGCGCCGACGTCATCCCGCTGCTTTTGTTCGGCATGATGATCGCCGTGGCGTATCAACAGGAGATGGCGTTGCTGTTGACCGCCTGCGCCACGCTGGCGATCGTCGTCGCCACGGGGCACGCGTTCCCCCAGGCCTTGGTGCTGGTGGCCACGTGCGCGGGGGCGATCCTCGTGCTGCGGCAGGTTCGCACCCGGTCGAAGCTGCTGACGGTCGGTTTCGCGGCGGCCGTCGTCGGGTTCTTCACGATGCTCGGGGTGGGCACGCTTTACTCCCAAGATCTCGCGCTCACGCTCCGTGACGCCTTCATGCTGATCGTGTGGTCCGTGATCGCCGGAGCGTTGATGACCGTGCTGTTGCCGACCGTGGAGAAAGTGTTCCAGGTTCAGACCGATCTGAGCCTGATCGAGTTGGGAGACCCCGCCCACGCGCTTCTGCAGGAACTGATTCGCCGGGCTCCCGGCACGTACAACCACTCGATCACCGTGGCTGCGCTGGCCGAGACCGCGGCCGAGGCGATTGGCGCCCGGGGCTTGCTGGTTCGCGTCGGGGCGTATTTCCACGACATCGGCAAGATGCTCAAGCCGGGCTACTTCATCGAGAACCAGTCGCATGGCGACAATCGGCACGACGCCCTCGTGCCGGCGATGAGCACGCTAGTGATCATTGCGCACGTGAAGGACGGCGCCGACCTCGCTCGCCAGAACAAGCTCCCCGAGTCGATCATCGACTTTATCCAGCAACACCACGGCACGACGCTGGTCGAGTACTTCTATCGCCGGGCGAGCGACAAGAAGAGCAAAGAGGATCCGGACGGCGGCGAGGTCGATGAAAGTTCGTTTCGCTACCCCGGCCCCAAGCCCCAATCGCGCGAGGCGGGCGTGCTGATGCTGGCCGACGCCGTGGAGAGCGCCAGCCGGGCGCTCAAGGAACCGACCCCGGCGCGGATTGAGGCGATCGTCGAGGAACTCTCCCGCAAGCGTCTGCTCGACGGGCAATTCGACGAGAGCGGTCTCACGCTGGAAGAAGTCCGCAAAATCGGCGACAGCTTGGTAAAATCGCTGACCGCCGTTTACCATGGCCGGGTCAAGTATCCCGATCAGGAGACGGCGTGA
- a CDS encoding PhoH family protein — MIEASIPGGNAEDLTLLLGAKDLHIRMIRELIPAARISTRDGKILVQGDEEAVLKATAVLEELRGAVARGRMLEPQQVSEIIGRVTGLSVSPSSAAIDVRNGRKIRPRTAGQAEYVEAIRSHDLVFCTGPAGTGKTYLAVATAVEALREQRIRKIVLVRPAVEAGESLGFLPGDLQAKINPYLRPLLDALREMFDAEQVRRYMDDDVIEVVPLAYMRGRTLNSAFIIMDEAQNTTVPQMKMFLTRMGEGSKVVVSGDTSQIDLPAHARSGLVDAVGRLQHIVGYKLVVLTGADIVRHRLVQEIVRAYEDK; from the coding sequence ATGATTGAAGCCTCGATTCCAGGCGGAAACGCCGAGGATCTCACGCTGCTCTTGGGCGCCAAGGATCTCCATATTCGGATGATCCGTGAACTCATCCCCGCGGCGCGCATTTCCACGCGCGACGGCAAGATCCTCGTCCAAGGGGACGAGGAAGCGGTCCTTAAGGCGACCGCCGTGCTTGAAGAGCTGCGCGGCGCCGTAGCCCGCGGACGGATGCTCGAGCCGCAGCAGGTCAGCGAGATCATCGGCCGCGTGACGGGATTGTCCGTTTCCCCGTCCTCCGCGGCGATCGACGTCCGCAACGGGCGGAAGATTCGCCCCCGCACCGCCGGCCAAGCCGAGTACGTCGAAGCGATCCGCAGCCACGACCTCGTGTTTTGCACCGGCCCCGCGGGGACCGGCAAGACGTACCTCGCCGTAGCAACCGCGGTCGAGGCGCTGCGCGAGCAGCGGATCCGCAAGATCGTGCTCGTGCGCCCCGCAGTCGAAGCGGGCGAAAGCCTCGGGTTTCTCCCCGGCGACCTGCAGGCGAAGATCAATCCCTATCTGCGTCCGCTGCTGGACGCGCTCCGCGAGATGTTCGACGCCGAGCAAGTCCGCCGCTACATGGACGACGACGTAATCGAGGTGGTGCCGTTGGCGTACATGCGCGGGCGCACTCTTAACAGCGCGTTCATCATCATGGACGAAGCGCAAAACACGACCGTCCCGCAGATGAAAATGTTTCTCACTCGCATGGGCGAAGGCTCGAAAGTGGTCGTCTCGGGCGACACGTCGCAGATCGATCTTCCCGCTCACGCCCGCAGCGGGTTGGTCGACGCCGTCGGACGCCTGCAGCATATCGTCGGCTACAAACTGGTCGTCCTGACGGGCGCCGACATCGTGCGGCATCGGCTGGTGCAAGAGATCGTCCGAGCATACGAAGACAAGTAA
- a CDS encoding phosphatidate cytidylyltransferase, translating into MCRADARAAWPGAYLAPVAFAASLLAAGEMLRMGRTRHVAAIPGAIYAATALPVLASFVPIWRHGASNLEQFGWLAAGLVAGLAVVLVAEMRSFDQPGGATNSLALGALSVLYVGGLLGTLVQVRLVRSGGSIIGLTPLATMIAAVKLSDTCQYFVGKSIGRTKLAPRLSPGKTWEGTIGGIGLAVAIAALGFPALVAAASGATAGTPLRWAGFTLTVAIAGLVGDLGESLLKRDAGVKDSSDWLPGFGGVLDLLDSLLLAAPVAYLWWACGGMLATGG; encoded by the coding sequence ATTTGTCGAGCCGATGCGCGCGCCGCTTGGCCGGGCGCGTATCTGGCCCCGGTCGCGTTTGCGGCGAGTTTGCTCGCCGCCGGCGAGATGCTGCGAATGGGACGCACGCGACACGTGGCGGCGATCCCCGGAGCGATCTATGCCGCCACGGCGCTGCCGGTGCTGGCCAGCTTCGTTCCGATCTGGCGCCACGGCGCAAGCAATCTTGAACAATTCGGGTGGCTCGCTGCGGGACTGGTCGCTGGGCTGGCCGTCGTGCTCGTCGCCGAGATGCGCAGCTTCGATCAACCCGGCGGCGCCACGAACAGCCTGGCGCTTGGCGCCCTGAGCGTGCTCTACGTCGGCGGCTTGCTTGGAACCCTCGTCCAAGTGCGCCTGGTCCGCAGCGGCGGCTCGATCATCGGTCTCACGCCGCTGGCCACGATGATCGCCGCGGTCAAGCTGAGCGACACCTGCCAGTACTTCGTCGGCAAGTCGATCGGGCGCACGAAGCTCGCCCCCCGACTGAGCCCCGGCAAGACCTGGGAGGGGACCATAGGAGGAATCGGGCTCGCCGTGGCGATCGCGGCTTTGGGCTTTCCCGCGCTGGTCGCCGCAGCGAGCGGGGCGACCGCGGGAACGCCGCTCCGCTGGGCCGGCTTCACCCTGACCGTCGCCATCGCAGGACTGGTCGGCGACCTGGGCGAGTCGCTCCTCAAGCGAGACGCCGGGGTCAAGGACTCCAGCGATTGGCTCCCGGGGTTCGGCGGGGTGCTTGATCTGCTCGACTCTTTGCTGCTGGCGGCGCCGGTGGCGTATTTGTGGTGGGCCTGCGGCGGGATGTTGGCGACGGGGGGGTGA
- a CDS encoding isoprenyl transferase has product MPVALTIPDALSAVPRERWPRHIAVIMDGNGRWAERQSLPRIEGHRRGVASVRRTTEEAARLGIEQLTLYCLSSENWKRPQPEIDFLMHLLEQYMIEERSTIMDNDLRVRMIGRREGIPDQVLRELDKTVEMSGANGGMWLNLAINYGGRAELVDAVREIAAEAAAGGLPPEKIDEQTIAERLYTAGLADPDLLIRTAGEMRISNFLLWQISYAEIWVTDRCWPEFDESALYEAILDFAARNRKFGGLNC; this is encoded by the coding sequence ATGCCCGTCGCATTGACTATCCCTGACGCCCTCTCCGCCGTGCCGCGCGAGCGCTGGCCGCGGCATATCGCCGTCATCATGGACGGCAACGGTCGGTGGGCCGAGCGGCAGAGCTTGCCGCGAATCGAGGGCCACCGCCGCGGCGTCGCCAGCGTTCGCCGGACGACCGAGGAGGCCGCCCGACTGGGGATCGAGCAATTGACCCTGTATTGCTTGAGCAGCGAGAACTGGAAGCGGCCTCAGCCCGAGATCGACTTCCTGATGCACCTGCTCGAGCAGTACATGATCGAGGAACGCTCGACGATCATGGACAACGATTTGCGGGTCCGCATGATCGGCCGGCGCGAGGGGATCCCCGACCAGGTCCTCCGCGAGCTCGACAAGACGGTCGAGATGAGCGGCGCCAACGGGGGGATGTGGCTCAACCTCGCAATTAACTACGGCGGGCGGGCCGAGTTGGTCGACGCCGTCCGCGAGATTGCCGCGGAGGCGGCAGCAGGCGGTTTGCCCCCTGAAAAGATTGACGAGCAGACGATTGCCGAGCGGCTTTACACGGCGGGACTTGCCGACCCTGACTTGTTGATTCGCACGGCCGGGGAAATGCGAATCAGCAATTTTCTGCTGTGGCAAATCAGCTACGCCGAGATCTGGGTGACTGACCGCTGCTGGCCCGAGTTCGACGAATCGGCGCTCTACGAAGCAATCCTTGACTTCGCCGCCCGCAATCGCAAATTCGGCGGACTCAACTGCTAG
- a CDS encoding VOC family protein, with protein sequence MSQHLGLVSVVVRDYDEALRFYVDKLGFRVFEDKPIAAQSKRWVVTGPSEGKGCRILLARASSAEEASCIGAQAGGRVFLFLYTDDFWSDFELYQSRGVEFVRQPKTEPYGTVAVFKDLYGTLWDLIEPVPDA encoded by the coding sequence ATGAGCCAACATCTGGGATTAGTGTCCGTCGTTGTTCGGGACTACGATGAGGCCCTGCGATTCTACGTGGACAAGCTTGGCTTTCGCGTGTTCGAAGACAAGCCGATCGCCGCACAATCCAAGCGATGGGTCGTGACGGGGCCGAGCGAGGGGAAGGGGTGCCGCATCCTGCTTGCTCGCGCCTCCAGCGCGGAAGAGGCAAGCTGCATTGGAGCCCAAGCCGGCGGGCGGGTGTTTCTGTTCCTTTACACGGACGATTTTTGGTCGGACTTCGAACTGTATCAATCCCGAGGGGTCGAATTCGTCCGTCAGCCCAAGACCGAACCCTACGGCACTGTCGCCGTATTTAAAGATCTCTACGGCACGCTGTGGGATCTGATCGAGCCCGTTCCAGACGCCTGA
- a CDS encoding adenylosuccinate synthase yields the protein MPGTCVIGLQWGDEAKGKIVDLLTTRHDVVVRYQGGANAGHTVVVGDQTYKLSLLPSGVLTPGVTCVIAGGVVFNPAKAIEELDELAARGVEDHDNLKLSDRVHVIFPWHFAEDRAFDHSAGSTETIGTTGRGIGPCYRDKVGRTYALRLGDLYRPNFRDKVEQITKAKNRQMAALDDFGTMKPLDAATIYDQYRAFADRLQPYVCDTTEYLLSAAEGGRRLLFEGAQGALLDVDHGTYPYVTSSNSSGVGVSNGSGVPGKYIDHVIGIVKAYTTRVGGGPFPTEQDNAIGKRIRDAGNEYGTVTKRPRRCGWLDTVAVRYTARLSGVDSICVMLLDVLSGFDELQICTAYEINGERTNVFPSHVDDLRKAKPVYESVPGWQEDVTGVRKLADLPAAARAYLDRIAELAGAPVGLVSVGPDRAATIVTGAASDLD from the coding sequence GTGCCCGGGACTTGCGTGATTGGCCTGCAGTGGGGGGACGAGGCCAAAGGGAAAATCGTCGACCTCCTGACCACCCGCCACGACGTGGTCGTGCGGTATCAGGGGGGCGCCAACGCCGGCCACACCGTGGTCGTCGGCGACCAGACCTACAAGCTGTCGCTCCTTCCCAGCGGGGTGCTGACCCCCGGGGTGACTTGCGTCATCGCCGGCGGGGTCGTGTTCAACCCGGCCAAGGCGATCGAGGAACTCGACGAGCTCGCCGCCCGCGGGGTCGAGGACCACGACAACCTCAAACTCAGCGACCGGGTTCACGTCATCTTCCCCTGGCATTTTGCCGAGGACCGGGCGTTCGACCACAGCGCGGGATCGACCGAGACGATCGGCACGACGGGGCGCGGCATCGGCCCCTGTTATCGGGACAAGGTCGGTCGCACGTACGCCCTGCGGCTCGGCGATCTCTACCGCCCGAACTTCCGCGACAAGGTCGAGCAGATCACCAAGGCCAAGAATCGCCAAATGGCGGCGCTCGACGACTTTGGCACCATGAAGCCTCTCGATGCCGCGACCATCTACGACCAGTACCGGGCGTTCGCCGACCGACTGCAGCCGTACGTGTGCGACACGACCGAGTACCTGCTCTCGGCCGCCGAGGGGGGACGGCGCCTGTTGTTCGAGGGGGCTCAGGGCGCTCTGCTCGACGTCGACCATGGCACCTATCCCTACGTCACCAGCAGCAACTCCAGCGGCGTGGGGGTCTCGAACGGTTCGGGGGTCCCGGGCAAGTACATCGACCATGTCATCGGCATCGTCAAGGCGTACACGACGCGCGTCGGCGGAGGGCCGTTCCCCACGGAGCAAGACAACGCGATCGGCAAGCGGATCCGCGACGCGGGCAACGAATACGGCACGGTCACCAAGCGTCCCCGGCGGTGCGGCTGGCTCGATACGGTTGCCGTGCGATACACGGCCCGGCTCAGCGGGGTCGACTCGATTTGCGTGATGCTGCTGGACGTGCTGAGCGGGTTCGACGAACTGCAGATTTGCACCGCGTACGAGATCAACGGCGAGCGGACCAACGTCTTCCCCAGTCATGTCGACGATCTTCGCAAGGCGAAGCCCGTTTACGAGTCGGTCCCCGGCTGGCAGGAGGACGTGACGGGAGTCCGCAAGCTGGCCGATCTTCCCGCGGCGGCCCGGGCGTACCTCGACCGGATCGCAGAACTCGCCGGGGCGCCGGTGGGACTCGTGTCGGTGGGGCCGGATCGGGCGGCGACGATCGTCACGGGCGCTGCAAGCGATCTGGATTGA
- the carA gene encoding glutamine-hydrolyzing carbamoyl-phosphate synthase small subunit: MSRQIAKLALEDGTVFTGASIGAPGEVDGEVCFNTSMTGYQEILTDPSYRGQIVTMTYPQIGNYGVNEEDLESARPRLAGFVVREHSRVASNFRADGTLGDYLKEWGVVAIESIDTRALVRRIRSRGALRGVLSTVDLDDASLVAKAQASPGLVGRDLVQEVVPDMPCDWQEPVSEWTFLNADGGGATGEDAMRAATPAAAGDAPHIVALDFGMKWNIPRHLYDAGCQVTVLPGPASAEEVLAQKPDGVFLSNGPGDPEPLTAAIETIRGILGKTPVFGICLGHQLLSLASGAKTFKLKFGHRGANHPVQRLADGTVEITSQNHGFAVEEESLPACLEVTHRSLNDGTIEGVRRRDVPAFSVQYHPEASAGPHDSHYLFAEFLREVRSGVAPSS, encoded by the coding sequence ATGTCCCGCCAGATTGCCAAACTTGCCCTGGAAGACGGCACGGTGTTCACCGGCGCCTCGATCGGCGCCCCCGGCGAGGTCGACGGCGAGGTGTGTTTCAACACCTCAATGACCGGCTACCAGGAAATCCTCACCGATCCTAGCTACCGCGGGCAGATCGTCACGATGACCTACCCGCAGATCGGCAATTACGGCGTCAACGAGGAGGATCTCGAAAGCGCTCGGCCCCGCTTGGCCGGTTTCGTCGTACGCGAGCACAGCCGCGTCGCCAGCAACTTTCGCGCAGACGGAACGCTGGGCGATTACCTGAAGGAGTGGGGAGTCGTCGCGATCGAGTCGATCGACACCCGAGCCCTCGTGCGGCGAATCCGCTCGCGGGGCGCCCTGCGCGGCGTGCTGTCGACCGTGGACCTCGACGACGCGAGCCTCGTCGCCAAGGCCCAGGCGAGCCCAGGGCTGGTGGGCCGCGACTTGGTGCAAGAAGTCGTTCCGGACATGCCTTGCGACTGGCAAGAGCCGGTGAGCGAATGGACGTTTCTGAATGCAGACGGCGGAGGGGCGACGGGGGAGGACGCGATGCGCGCGGCGACGCCCGCAGCCGCCGGCGACGCCCCCCACATCGTCGCCCTCGACTTCGGCATGAAGTGGAACATCCCCCGCCACCTGTACGACGCGGGGTGCCAGGTGACGGTCCTCCCCGGGCCGGCGTCGGCCGAGGAGGTGCTCGCCCAGAAGCCTGACGGAGTGTTCCTGTCGAACGGCCCCGGCGATCCCGAGCCGCTGACCGCTGCGATCGAGACCATTCGCGGCATCCTGGGCAAGACCCCGGTGTTCGGCATCTGCTTGGGTCACCAGTTGCTGTCTCTTGCCAGCGGGGCGAAGACCTTCAAGCTCAAATTCGGTCACCGCGGGGCGAATCACCCCGTGCAGCGGTTGGCCGACGGGACGGTCGAGATCACCTCGCAAAATCACGGCTTCGCGGTCGAGGAGGAGTCGCTTCCCGCGTGCCTGGAGGTGACCCACCGCAGCCTGAACGACGGCACGATCGAAGGCGTCCGCCGCCGCGACGTGCCGGCCTTCAGCGTGCAGTACCACCCCGAGGCCTCGGCCGGACCGCACGACAGCCACTACTTGTTCGCCGAATTCCTGCGGGAGGTGCGATCTGGCGTCGCGCCATCGTCCTAG
- a CDS encoding ABC transporter ATP-binding protein, translating into MTAAIEMRHVDKSFRKQRVLADMSLEVDQGTTYAFLGRNGAGKTTTIRMLLGLLQRDAGDVRVLGIDPAVDPLAIRARVGYLAEDQKMYGWMRVDEIIRFVAPFYKTWDHDLALKYVREFELPLAQKIKTLSKGQTVRLGLVLALAHRPELVILDDPALGLDPVMRRQFNRDLITHLQGEGRTVFYSSHLLYEVEPVADEVAILDHGRVVRQADTETLRRDVKQFVLSTDALAAIRDDLAVLDLRIHDGEAAVTVQNAGAAAALLGREGTPHRVVDLNLDEIFAAYVSGTIERTAPTPSDALSVGEAE; encoded by the coding sequence ATGACCGCCGCCATCGAGATGCGTCACGTCGACAAGTCGTTCCGCAAGCAGCGGGTGCTGGCCGACATGTCGCTGGAAGTGGACCAAGGGACGACGTACGCGTTCCTCGGGCGAAACGGCGCCGGCAAGACGACGACGATCCGCATGCTGCTGGGCCTGCTTCAGCGCGACGCCGGCGACGTGCGCGTCCTGGGGATCGACCCGGCTGTCGACCCGTTGGCGATCCGGGCCCGCGTCGGCTATCTCGCCGAAGACCAGAAGATGTACGGCTGGATGCGGGTCGACGAGATCATCCGCTTCGTGGCGCCGTTCTACAAGACGTGGGATCACGACCTGGCACTCAAGTACGTCCGCGAGTTCGAGCTGCCGCTTGCCCAGAAGATCAAGACGCTCTCCAAGGGCCAAACCGTGCGGCTGGGGCTTGTGCTCGCGCTCGCCCATCGCCCGGAGTTGGTCATCCTCGACGATCCTGCGCTCGGGCTCGACCCCGTGATGCGGCGACAGTTCAATCGCGACCTCATCACGCACCTGCAGGGGGAGGGGCGGACCGTGTTCTACAGTTCGCACCTGCTGTACGAAGTGGAACCGGTGGCGGACGAGGTGGCGATCCTCGACCACGGCCGGGTCGTGAGGCAGGCCGACACCGAAACGCTCCGCCGCGACGTGAAGCAATTTGTGTTGTCGACCGACGCGTTGGCCGCGATTCGCGACGATCTGGCGGTTCTGGACCTCAGGATTCACGACGGCGAGGCGGCGGTCACCGTGCAGAACGCAGGCGCTGCGGCGGCCTTGCTGGGTCGCGAAGGAACGCCGCATCGAGTCGTCGATCTCAATCTCGACGAGATCTTCGCGGCGTACGTGAGCGGGACGATCGAACGCACGGCGCCAACGCCGAGCGATGCCCTCTCGGTCGGCGAGGCCGAATGA
- a CDS encoding GntR family transcriptional regulator — protein sequence MLLRIEKGSAVPISRQLAAQIEALVSTGNLAPGAKLPSVRELARELAVNQNTVLRVYERLAREGLLDMRQGQGTFVTARPRGPAMKGRREKIAEELRQVARQGVALGLTAEQLHELLAEVLAEPATMNHRTQVAQHVAENAP from the coding sequence ATGCTCCTCCGCATCGAAAAAGGCTCCGCCGTGCCGATCTCGCGGCAGTTGGCCGCGCAGATCGAGGCGTTGGTGTCGACCGGCAATCTCGCCCCGGGGGCGAAACTGCCGTCGGTGCGGGAGCTGGCCCGCGAGCTGGCCGTCAATCAGAACACGGTGCTCCGCGTCTACGAACGGCTGGCTCGCGAGGGACTGCTCGACATGCGGCAGGGACAGGGGACCTTCGTCACGGCCCGGCCGAGAGGGCCGGCGATGAAGGGCCGCCGCGAGAAGATCGCCGAGGAACTGCGGCAAGTCGCCCGCCAGGGGGTCGCCCTCGGACTCACCGCCGAGCAGTTGCATGAGTTGTTGGCCGAGGTCCTCGCCGAGCCGGCCACGATGAACCACAGAACCCAAGTCGCCCAGCACGTCGCGGAGAACGCCCCATGA